The nucleotide window AAGGGCAAGCATTTGCTGAGCAGCGATGTGCCCGATGGCCCTGTGGATAAGCTGCCGGGGGTGGATAAGATGCCTACTCCAGAAGGGATGTAAGCGTGAGACGGAGCATGCAAATTGGCGCGATGCTTCTGGCTGCAGTTGTGCCGGCAATGGCGCAGGCGCTGAAGGCCGGTGATCCATATGTCTTTGCTTATTTCAGGGAACCGGGTAATCAGGGCATCTACTTTGCACTGAGCCGCGACGGTTACCACTACACTCCGCTCAACGATGGGCAGCCGTGGATTAGACCCACGGCTCCGGGTGAGATCATGCGTGACGTCTACATCACGCGGAATCCGGATGGGCACGGCTTTCGGATGGTCTTCACCTGGGCCTGGCACGGAGATTCGATCGGTGTAGCAAGCTCAGATGACCTGATGCACTGGTCGCCGCAGCGTGATGTGAAGATCATGAGCGATTTTCCGTCGGTGCAGAATACGTGGGCTCCGGAGACTTACTGGGATGTGAAGAAGAAACAGTGGCTGATCGTGTGGGCAAGCTCGTTTGCGGCCGCATCGGGGAGCAAAGATAAGGGTGAGGGGCTTCGTCTGTGGTCGTCATGGACACGCGACTGGCAGAGCTTTACGAAGCCGGAGAAGTTCTTCGACCGTGGCTATCCGGTGATCGACGCCACCATGTTTCATCGTGAAATGCATGGGAAGAAAGATGTGGTGATGGTTTTTAAGGATCAGACGACAGACCCGTTGCGCTATAACGAGCGGTGGGTAGCCGGCCCGACAGTGGCCGGTCCCTGGGGCGAAGCTTCGGGGCCAATCAACGAGAGTTGGTCCGAGGGGCCAAGTGTGATCCATGTGAAAGACAAATGGGTCGTCTTCTACGATCATTACCGCTCTCCCCGGGCACGCTTCGAAGCGGTCGAGACCTCGGACTGGATTCACTGGGAAAGCGCGGATGACGCCATCGATCTTCCCGAAGGTTCGAAGCACGGCAGCTTCTTCCAGGTGACGAAGCAAGAAGCGCAGCGGCTGCTCAGCCGCCACGATACTCCATCTGTTGCAACGCAGCCCTGAGGCTAATCCTCGAAGAGCCAATCCAGATTCGGTGGCTGCTTGCTGTTCGGGTCAAAGGCAACGTGCGGCGTAACGTGCGTATCCGCTGGGATGAAGCCCAGAACAACATAGGCTCCTTTGCCCAGGTCGAGATCGTTTTCACCAGCAGGAAGTGGTTTTGCCCACACGCTGATGGGCAATCCCTTCTGCTGTGCGACCGCATCGGGTAGCAGGATGTTCCACTGCTCAGTATCGGGTGAGACATTCATGGCCTTGCGCGAGTTCGACTTAAAGAAGCCGACAAGAATTTGTGCCGGGTGATCGAGGGTAAAACGGATCGGTGTCTCCTGGTGGATGGAGAGCCGGATGCCCTTGAGGCCGTCGAGTTCAGGAGAGAGTGCGGTGATTAGCTCCTGCTGGTCGGTGTAAAGGCTCACACCTTTGTTTACGGTGAAGACTTCACCGCCTCCGCCGTCGAGAGTGAATCCAACCTGCGGCAAAGGCCCGTTGCTGTGTGCAGTTTCAACCGCCGACCCGGAGGCCAGCGCGCTGAGGCGATGATCGAAGATGGCAAGCTCTTTTTGATAGACAGGCAAAAGCTCGCGCCAGTGATTCGTATCCGGGCCGCCGCGCACGGGGATCTGCCGCTGCGAAGTCTCCATGCCGGCCGCGTTGCGATACGTGTGCTCCGTGAGGCTGGAGAGTTCTGCAAAGTGCTGCACGCTCTCGGCCAGCAATGGCTGCGCCGCGGTGAGGTGTGCCACATTGCGGTCATAACCGTAACGCATCACCAGTGCAGCTGCCTGCACCTTCGCGTTGTAGAAGGCCATGAGCGCTGCAATGCAGCGCATATCGTTTACCACTCTCTCATACTCAGGCTGCGCGGAGGCCGCAATGCCAGGCGATGCAGCTTCTGCTTCTTTGACCGCTTTCGCAGACTTTTCAGCTGCGTCAGCTGCAACGCTCAGTGGGCTTTCGCCATGATGCTTGCCGCCATTGATTTCATTTGCTACCCACTCATTTAGCTCCTCACCGTCCGGAGCATCAGCAGTCCAAAGCGTGGTTGCTGGATTAAATCTTGCAGCATCGATGAGCTGCGGCATGGTCATGCCCAGCGAGAGCACCTCACGATTTCCTTCGGTAATGCCGAGGCGGCGGATAACCTCCGGAGCTGCCACGCCGGAATCTTCATACGCTGCCAGCAGGTCGCGTCCAGCATCCAGTTGAGCCGCTGTGTAGTCGTGCGGTTGGGCCGTGAAGGTGTCCAGGCTTTCGAGACCGACGACTGTGTCGCTATGTCCCTGGGCATCGATGCCGCCGGGCACGGCAAACCGGCGTGTAAACTGCTCCGCCCAGTATTGCTGTTCCATTGCCGGATCGCGTTCCGGGTTCCAGGCATAACGCGCCCAGCTGGCAAACCAGATCCAGTCGCGGTCTGTCTGTGACAGTAACGGTTCCGTATTGTCTGCGGAAACAGGCCAATCCCAGTAGCGCAGGGGATAGACATGCACGCCGCCGATGCCGAGACGCACAAAGTTGATGGCTGTCTCGCGTACAAAATCGGGATCGCCCCAACGGAAAGGCTCGAGGTTCGATAGGAGATGCATGTTCACGATGGTGTCGTTGGAGTTGGCCACCATCATCTGGAATTTCTGCCGGACGCTGCCGCGGATGTTGGTCCAGGTCAACGACTCTCCATTCCATTTCCACATGCTGTCGATATTCGAATAGAGCGGTTTCGCATCGGCGAGGACTTTGTCGATATCTGTGGCGTGCGCACGCACTACGATGGGCGGCTGCGGAACAGGATGGCCGACGGCCTTTTCTTCTTCCGCAAGGCCGTCGAGCACGCCAGGGATGATTGTTTTCGTCAGCCATTCAGGTCCGTAGTGCGGGCCCATCGCCTCACCGAGCGTCATGAAGATGCCGACGTTTGGATATTCGCGGATGAACTCGGAGATGCAGTAGCGGGTGTATTCGCTGGCGAGCGGGCTGGGAGCAGAGAGGTGATAGGGAAGGTTGTGCGCGCGAGCGAAAGCATGCGAGAGGTGGATGTTGTAGAAGCCCTGCAAAATCCAGATGCCACGCTTGTCGGCTTCTTTCGTGAGCCAGCGGAACATGGCAATGTTTTGCTCGAGTTGTGCATCAGGAAGCTCCTGTGCCTCCGGATATTTCGATAGCTTCAGCAGAGAAGTAAAGGGATGTCCGTTCCAGAGGAAGAGCGCATTTGTGCGCTGTTCAGCTAACTGATCGAGATAGCGAGTCCACGCAGCTTTGTCGTAGAACCAGGGAAAGCTCTGCGGTGTGTAGGGGTAGTCGTATTCTGCGCCGTCGTATGTAATTTCAGGTTTCTGCAGTCCGATGACGGCTCCACGAATCTTGAGCTGGGGATGGTCTTCGAAGTCGAGCTCACGCGGCAACGCGTGCTTCGCATGGATGCGGTCGATCAGCTCTTCCGTGCCATAGAAAACACCCGAAGGGTCATAACCGGCGACGAGAATCGTGTTGCCGATGCGCCGGAGAATAAAAGCTTCTTTCGCGCCGGGCCACAGGTCGGGAATTGTTTTGTCATAGCGGAGGAGCAGCGCATCATGTCGCGTAGCGAGCAGGATCGTCTCACGGCCAGGCAGGCTGGATACCGCATCGTGAAGAAGCTCAGCAGCATATTGCTCACGAGGTGTGGCAGTAGCGGAGATCTTTATTTGCGGTGCGGCATATGCTGCAGAGGTAGAGCAGGCTGCGGCGAAGAAGAGAAGTATGGCACGGTGCAAAACCATCGTCAGTCCTGCACCTCTGGTGTCGGAGCTTTGCCGGTGGGTTTGCCGATCACATCGGATATCTTGCGAAAGAGAATGGCCTGATAAGGGCGGTTAGGGAGTGCGACGCGCGACTTTCCGGAGAACATTCCGTCAAGCTTAGTCTGCGTCATGGCATAAGGATCGATGAGCGTTGCTTCGAAGTTAGCCGTGTTGGGCAGGGGAAATTCATAACGCGCGGGGCGATGGTAGTCGAAGTACCACAGGTACAGTTCATTTGGGGTGCCGGAGCAGAGGTAGTACGAGCCTTCATATTCATTCAAGCCAACCTGCGTATGCGCGGCAACCAGGTCATGGAGAAAGTGAATCCGGGATGCGGATTCTCCGCGAAGACGTCCAGCGTCGGACCAGCTCGGCTCATGCGCATGAGGTCCGTTCTCATCGGCGATGAAGACTTCTCCATGCGTTGCGTAGACACCCCGCACGGCAGCAAGCCAGAAGCGTCGGGTCATCTCTTCCGCAGAGAGATTCCCCCAACGCCGTTCCACGTCGCCTTCATACTGGATTTCGTCATAAATAATGGGCTTGTTCCATGCCGCGCGGCGCTCGGCAGACTTCTCGAAGTCATAGCTCTGCAGGCTGGCATGCGTGCACCAGGGTTTCGAATGGTCATAGATGACGGCAGAATGATGGATCGAGCGTAGATGGCTGTATGGATCTTCGGCTTGCACGATACGAAAGAAGCGATCCCAGTCGGCGGTGGTCTTGGACTTCACCAGGTCATACTCGTTGGCGATGGACCACCAGACATTGCGATATGCCGCGAGGCGCGCGACAACATAGCGCAGGTAAAAATCATCGACCTCGGACGGCATAGCCTTGTATCCCCACGCATCGTAAGGATGGAAGAGGATACAGTCGGCCTCGATGCCCGCGGATTGAAGCTCGACGATGCGTTTCTCGAGCAATTGGAAGTATGCAGGGTTAAAGCGCGCGTAGTCATTTGTGCCGCCGCGACTGTCTGCCGCTGCGCCGGTATTGGGAAAAGGAAGAATCTGAGCTCCCTGGCCCAGGGGCTTGGGCAGCACACAGGCGCGTGTTTTGTTGAAAGCCCCTTTCATGCCGGCAAGCGAATCTGCGGCGTGTGCATCCCCGGTGAAAAAATAGGCGTAGGTTGTGGTGCCGAAGGGGAAGTATGGTGTGCGATCGGCATGGAGAAAGTGATAGCGGTGCGCAGTCGTTACAGGGCCGTGATTCTCGGGGGAAGGTGCGGTGCAGTCAAAGCGGGTGCTGTGGCCGTTGAGTTCCTTTGACGAGCTAGCAGTGACGCAGCTCCACGGCCCCTGCATATCGGGCATAAATCGGACCTTGTAAACGCCATCTCCGTCGTAGAAGCCCTTGACCTCAACGGTGCGATGTTCATGAGTAAAAGCGGCGCTGAATGTGACATCCTGGAACGGGTTGCCCGAGGCTGGGCCATGCAGCGCGAGTTCGAAGAGCCCCCATTGTTCAACCCTCTGCAGAGTGTCAGGAGAAGGAGAAGCTGTGGATCGGGTTTTCTCCGCGCTTTTGGCGAAAGCTGCCGGCTGCAGCGTGACGGCCATTGTGGCCGCGCCAAACTTGAGCATCTCTCTTCGATCCATCTTTCCGTCCATCCCTGCAATTTGTCCCGGCACATGTCTTTCCGCCGCCGTACTGGACGCATTGAGTTCTAACGGAGCTGAGAAAGCAAAGTCAATATATTTTGGAAATTAATGACGATAAGCGAAAATATTCATCGTGCCCTACAATATCGCACAAGCATCTACCCGGTTGAAGGCAGGCAAATACGCTGTGCTCCTTCGCGACGAGAGTGACGTATGAAGAAAACTGAAAGCAAATCGAAGGCTGGAATCCGCAGACGGGTTCCCAAATGGGCGATGACGAACACGGAGACCGCGCCGGATGACGATGCTTATTACCTGCGATCGATCGGCCGGGCTCTCGATGTCCTGAATTGTTTCGACGGGCAGACTCCGTTGTCGTTGAAGGAGATCAGCATGCGGGTGGGATTACCGGAGTCCTCGCTCTTCCGCGTGTTGCGAACGCTCGAAAAGCATGAGTATCTGCAGCAGTTCCGCGATGGCACCTATCAATTGTCGCCGCGGCTGATCTTCGGATGGCTCGTGCGGGCTGCTGACAAAGTGCGGGATACGGCGCGTCCTGAGCTGGAACGCCTGGTGAACGCGTTCAATGAAACAGCGAGCCTGGCGTATTTATTCGATGACCGCATTCACGTGCTCGATTGCATGGAGACCTTCCATGAGATTCGCATGACCAATAAAATCGGGCGCGTGCTTCCGCCACATTGCTCTGCGCTGGGCAAGGCCATTACCGCGTTCCAGGAGCGCAGCCAGGCAGATCGCTTGCTTGAGGTATACGGCTTGACGCCACGTACCGAGCACACGATCACTGATCGTCAAAAGCTCTTCGCGGAGTTTGCGCACGTACGCAAAAGTGGTGTGGCCTGCGATCGCGAGGAGTCTATCCGCGGCGGTATTTGTTTTGCGGCCGCAATGCATGCGGAGAATAAACCGGTCGTCGCTGCCATCAGTTTGTCGACGCCGGCGATTCGCATGGATAGCAAGCGTGAGCTGGAGATTCAGGCTGCACTGCTCGAAGCAGCTCAGAGCATCGCTCGCAAGCTATAGTCGCGGGTGGCTTCATATCCTCGTTCTAGCTTTCTGGAGAATTCCGCCAAACGGATTTTCCTATGCAGTGGCGGTCTTCAGCCTGAAGACCGCCATCGTGCCAATTAGGCTTTTCTGCCGAAGATATTTATTTTCAGTGTTTGAAATCCCTCCTCTCGCCGGTACCCGGCATTTGTCTTTGAATTTTCAAGTTCTCCATAAATGTCGCTTGACATTCGTTTGCTCCGTAAACTATTTTCGCGTCCGATCAATAATTTTTACTTTTCAAGTAAAGCGGAGTTTCGCATGAAAAGGCACATGACTCATCTTTCGGCGAGTCTTGTTTTTCTCACTTGTGGATTGGCTATGGCGCAGGAGGTTCGTTCCACTATCGCAGGTCATGTTTCCGATAGCACCGGGGCGCGTGTTCCAGGCGCGCAGATCACGGTTCGAAACACGGACACCGGGGTGGTTACGACGGTAAAAACGAACGAAACAGGCGATTACACGGTTCCATTCCTGCAGCAGGGAACCTACGACGTGATCGCAAGCGAACCAGGATTCAAGGCTACGCATTATGCGGGGTTGCTGCTTTCAACCGAGCAAACGCTGACCGAGAATATCGTTCTTGCCATCGGTAACGTGAGCGAGACGGTGACAGTTGCCAGCGAAGGTGCGCTGATCGACACCGCCACAGCAGAGACGGGACAGACTTTGACCGCGAAAGAGGTAGAAGATCTACCGAGCAATGGCCGCTCGCCCCTGGGTTTTGCGCGCGATGAATATGGCGTGGTCTCCAAGGGTAAGCATTCGCAGGCGCAGACAAGGCCTTTCGACAATAGCGCGGCCGACGACTTCTCCCTTGGCGGAGGCAACTCGGCGTCGAACGAACTGCTGTTGAATGGTGTGCCGAATATGCAGGACTCAAGCCGCACGGCAGGTTATAGCCCGCAACTTGATTCCGTGGATGCAGTCCACGTGGACGAATTTACTTCGGATGCCTCCTTTGGTGACACCTCTGGTGGCACGGTGAACATCACGACCAAGCCTGGAACCAATACCTTTCATGGGAGCGCATCAGAATACTACTCAGGCTCCCGTCCGTTGACCGCGGAGCCCTATTTCACGACACAGGGTGCGAGCGTGAGCTCGACGCATTTCAACCAGTTTGGCGGAGCTATTGGCGGGCCGGTATATATCCCACATGTTTTTGATGGACATAACCGGGTTTTCTTTGAGTATGCGTTCGAAGGCTACATCGGAGCACTCCCTTCGACCTTCATCGGTAGCGTGCCGACTGAGGCCGAGCGGAAGGGCGACTTCTCGTCGCTGCTGGCTGTCTCGCCGGAATATCAGCTTTACAATCCGTATGATGTGACAGCCACAACCGCGAATGGCAAGACAACTTATACTCGTGCGGCGATCAATGACAATATCATGTCCAACGCCGGGCTCTCGGTAAACTCGGTCGGTGAGAACTATCTTGCCTTGTTCCCATCGCCAAACTATAGCGGACCGTCAACCAAGGATGACGGCACGAATAACTTCTTCGCAAGCGATCCGACGCAGAATAACTACAAGTCCAATGCGCTGCGCGTCGATGTGGCGATTTCACAGGCGAATAAGATTTATGGGGAAGTGCACCGCAGCACCTCCTACACAAATCAGTCGAATGTATTTCACTCGATTGCGACTGGAACGAGCGCAGAAGTGCTGCTGTGGGGCGGCTCGATTGATGATACTCACACCTTCAACAGTACGACCTTTTTGGATACGCGGCTTGGCTTCAGCCGCAGCATAAACAGCTCAAACCCAAACAGCTATGGCACGGACCCCACAACGCTGGGCTTCCCGTCTTATATTCGTGGCGATTCGACGGCGTACGCCATTCCGCGGCTGACATTCTCAGATGATGGATATAGCAATATTCCGAGCATCAGCAGCGAGCCTGGAAGCACGGCGTCTTACGATAGCATTCAACTCTTCGCCAGTTTAAACAAGTCGATTGGCCGGCACACAATCAAGATCGGTCCAGATATTCGAGCGAATAAGGACTCGGTGTTATCGCCTGGCAATGCGGATGGCGACTATAGCTTTAGTACTGGTTCAACAGACTTCCTGACCAGTGGATCTACTGGAACAGTACAGCCCTTCGGCAGTACTTTTGCCATGCTCTATCTTGGACTACCGAGCAGTGGTTCTTACGATGTGAATACCAAGTTCCAGTACAACAACTGGTATAACGCGTTATTCATTCAGGATGACTGGAAGATCCGCCCGAACCTCACGGCCAGCCTCGGGCTCCGTCTCGAGCACGAGACGCCAGTGAACGAGAGCAATAACAAGATGACCACGGCATGGGATCCGAATGTCGAAAATGCATCTTCATCGGCTGCCGCAGCAGCCTATGCGGCCGATCCTTCGCTGCTGCCTGTTGCTGACTTCAAGCCGACCGGCGGGTTATATTATGCCAACAGCAGCGACCGGCACGCGTATCATACGGCGCCGTTGTACCTTGGGCCCCGTCTTGGCCTGGCCTACTCGCCTGAACTTACACACGGCACTACGGCCATCCGTCTGGGCTGGGGGGTGTTCGAAAATCCGTTCAACAACTATTACCAGGGGCAGACATACGGTTATTCGCAGACGACCAGCATGATCGTATCGAATGACAGCAATCAGACGGTCGCAACGACTCTGTCCGATCCCTTCCCGACAGCCAGCAATCCTATTGTTCAGCCGGCAGGCGCCGCGTGGGGCATCAATACGAACCTGGGTAGCAAGATGGTGTTTTACGGCAATATCAAGGTCCCGTATGCGATGCGTAGCAGCCTGGACATTCAGCAGCAGTTTGGAAAGAACTGGATGCTGGATATCGGCTATATCAATACTCACCAGGTGCATCTCTCTTATTCGAACACGATTACAGGTGGATCGGGATCCGTTCCTGTCTCCTATCTCAGCCGGTCGCGATATTACGATGCAGCGCTCACGGCAGAGTACAACACTACGGTCGCCAACCCATATAAAGGCACGCTGGTAGGGCCTGGAGCGACGACAGGGATTAACACCGCCTCCACACTCTCGGTATCGCAGTTGTTGTGGCCTTATTCCGAATACAGCAGCGTGACCCAGCAGCTGGTCCCGTATGGGAATGCAAATTACAACGCATTGCTTATTCGTCTCGAAAAGCGCATGGCAAATGGGCTTGATCTGGATGTGAACTATACCTATTCGCGCAACCTCGGCGCAGAATCGCAGCTGAACACCGCTGGCGCACTCTGGTATGGAGAAACAGCCTCGGATTTCCCACACAGCCTGCATCTCACGGCCATCTACCAACTCCCGTTTGGAAAAGGGCGCGCCTTCCTTGGTAACGCATCGAAGCTTGTAGATGAAGCACTTGGCGGATGGGAGCTGAGCACAATCTATAGCTTTGACTCGGGTACTCCGTATAGCTGGGGCAATGTGATTTATAACGGCAACTGGCACGATATCGATAACAATCCGCACAACGCCAAGGGAGAGGCTTTCAATACGAAGGTCTTTGATACACGTACCTGCGAAAACGGTACGACTACCTGCAACAATACTGTCGGATCGTCGAGTTACAACCCGAGCATTCAGCCGAATGCTTATAACAATCGCACCTTCCCGCTCTATGCGTGGAGAGCCGATCCAACCAATAACTGGGATTTCTCGATGCTGAAAAACTTCCGTATCCACGATCGGTTGCAGATTCAGCCTCGCATAGATGCTTTCAATATCTTTAATCGCGTGCAGTTCAGTGCGCCAAACTTGAGTCCGACCTCATCGGCCTTTGGTACGATTACTGCTCAACAGAACACGAATCGTCAGCTGCAGGGCGGAATTCATATCCTGTTTTAAAAACATTTACAGCAAAGCA belongs to Silvibacterium dinghuense and includes:
- a CDS encoding glycoside hydrolase family 43 protein gives rise to the protein MLLAAVVPAMAQALKAGDPYVFAYFREPGNQGIYFALSRDGYHYTPLNDGQPWIRPTAPGEIMRDVYITRNPDGHGFRMVFTWAWHGDSIGVASSDDLMHWSPQRDVKIMSDFPSVQNTWAPETYWDVKKKQWLIVWASSFAAASGSKDKGEGLRLWSSWTRDWQSFTKPEKFFDRGYPVIDATMFHREMHGKKDVVMVFKDQTTDPLRYNERWVAGPTVAGPWGEASGPINESWSEGPSVIHVKDKWVVFYDHYRSPRARFEAVETSDWIHWESADDAIDLPEGSKHGSFFQVTKQEAQRLLSRHDTPSVATQP
- a CDS encoding DUF5060 domain-containing protein, encoding MDRREMLKFGAATMAVTLQPAAFAKSAEKTRSTASPSPDTLQRVEQWGLFELALHGPASGNPFQDVTFSAAFTHEHRTVEVKGFYDGDGVYKVRFMPDMQGPWSCVTASSSKELNGHSTRFDCTAPSPENHGPVTTAHRYHFLHADRTPYFPFGTTTYAYFFTGDAHAADSLAGMKGAFNKTRACVLPKPLGQGAQILPFPNTGAAADSRGGTNDYARFNPAYFQLLEKRIVELQSAGIEADCILFHPYDAWGYKAMPSEVDDFYLRYVVARLAAYRNVWWSIANEYDLVKSKTTADWDRFFRIVQAEDPYSHLRSIHHSAVIYDHSKPWCTHASLQSYDFEKSAERRAAWNKPIIYDEIQYEGDVERRWGNLSAEEMTRRFWLAAVRGVYATHGEVFIADENGPHAHEPSWSDAGRLRGESASRIHFLHDLVAAHTQVGLNEYEGSYYLCSGTPNELYLWYFDYHRPARYEFPLPNTANFEATLIDPYAMTQTKLDGMFSGKSRVALPNRPYQAILFRKISDVIGKPTGKAPTPEVQD
- a CDS encoding IclR family transcriptional regulator encodes the protein MKKTESKSKAGIRRRVPKWAMTNTETAPDDDAYYLRSIGRALDVLNCFDGQTPLSLKEISMRVGLPESSLFRVLRTLEKHEYLQQFRDGTYQLSPRLIFGWLVRAADKVRDTARPELERLVNAFNETASLAYLFDDRIHVLDCMETFHEIRMTNKIGRVLPPHCSALGKAITAFQERSQADRLLEVYGLTPRTEHTITDRQKLFAEFAHVRKSGVACDREESIRGGICFAAAMHAENKPVVAAISLSTPAIRMDSKRELEIQAALLEAAQSIARKL
- a CDS encoding TonB-dependent receptor, which encodes MAQEVRSTIAGHVSDSTGARVPGAQITVRNTDTGVVTTVKTNETGDYTVPFLQQGTYDVIASEPGFKATHYAGLLLSTEQTLTENIVLAIGNVSETVTVASEGALIDTATAETGQTLTAKEVEDLPSNGRSPLGFARDEYGVVSKGKHSQAQTRPFDNSAADDFSLGGGNSASNELLLNGVPNMQDSSRTAGYSPQLDSVDAVHVDEFTSDASFGDTSGGTVNITTKPGTNTFHGSASEYYSGSRPLTAEPYFTTQGASVSSTHFNQFGGAIGGPVYIPHVFDGHNRVFFEYAFEGYIGALPSTFIGSVPTEAERKGDFSSLLAVSPEYQLYNPYDVTATTANGKTTYTRAAINDNIMSNAGLSVNSVGENYLALFPSPNYSGPSTKDDGTNNFFASDPTQNNYKSNALRVDVAISQANKIYGEVHRSTSYTNQSNVFHSIATGTSAEVLLWGGSIDDTHTFNSTTFLDTRLGFSRSINSSNPNSYGTDPTTLGFPSYIRGDSTAYAIPRLTFSDDGYSNIPSISSEPGSTASYDSIQLFASLNKSIGRHTIKIGPDIRANKDSVLSPGNADGDYSFSTGSTDFLTSGSTGTVQPFGSTFAMLYLGLPSSGSYDVNTKFQYNNWYNALFIQDDWKIRPNLTASLGLRLEHETPVNESNNKMTTAWDPNVENASSSAAAAAYAADPSLLPVADFKPTGGLYYANSSDRHAYHTAPLYLGPRLGLAYSPELTHGTTAIRLGWGVFENPFNNYYQGQTYGYSQTTSMIVSNDSNQTVATTLSDPFPTASNPIVQPAGAAWGINTNLGSKMVFYGNIKVPYAMRSSLDIQQQFGKNWMLDIGYINTHQVHLSYSNTITGGSGSVPVSYLSRSRYYDAALTAEYNTTVANPYKGTLVGPGATTGINTASTLSVSQLLWPYSEYSSVTQQLVPYGNANYNALLIRLEKRMANGLDLDVNYTYSRNLGAESQLNTAGALWYGETASDFPHSLHLTAIYQLPFGKGRAFLGNASKLVDEALGGWELSTIYSFDSGTPYSWGNVIYNGNWHDIDNNPHNAKGEAFNTKVFDTRTCENGTTTCNNTVGSSSYNPSIQPNAYNNRTFPLYAWRADPTNNWDFSMLKNFRIHDRLQIQPRIDAFNIFNRVQFSAPNLSPTSSAFGTITAQQNTNRQLQGGIHILF